Genomic DNA from Edaphobacter lichenicola:
GCTGACCCATTAAGCTTTCCAGTGTGACAAAGCCTGCAGGCGTTGACTCCTCCAGTCCCAGAACTTCCAGCGACGTCACGTCCGGCGCAAACTCATACATCCCATCCTCCACAATCGACCGCAGATCGTTCGTAGAAGATCCGCAGCTGTGGCCCGAAGTCGACAGACGGACACGAACGGCACCTTCGTGCACGCCCTCGAGCTCAACCGTGCAGGAGAGTTTGCGTAGACGAGGACGCATACGCTCTATTGCTTTTTGTACGCGAGTTTCGAACTCGTCCGGATGAAGGGAGTAGAGCAGCAACAGGTTGCCAACGATTGGGTCCTGCCCCATCTTGTCGACGATCCCCGGGGCAAAATTTCCGGCATCGAAGACAATCTCCATCGCCCGCTCCAGGCCTCTCCCATGCACCTCCATAAGAAGCTGCACCAGCTCCCTTCCCGCAACCTTTGCGTCGCTATCCGGCAGCTCGTCAAATTGTGCGATCAACATACCCAACTGCCGGACTTGTTCCTGGAACTCTCCGTCGTTAGCCACACGCCTCCTCCAACTCTCAATCGGTCACACGTACGAACTACGGCTGGTAGCCGAACATCGGCGAGTGGGAGGTCTCAAGTACCTTTCCATTCCCGAGGTACATGTGAACGCCGCAGGGCAGGCAAGGATCGAAGCTGCGCACGGCGCGCATGATATCGATTCCCTTGAACTTGTCCGGGCCATTCTCCTCGAAGATCGGCGTATTCTGCACCGCATCCTCGTAAGGCCCGGGAGTTCCATACATATCGCGCGGGTTGGCATTCCACGGGGTAGGCGGATACGGATGATAGTTGGCGATCTTGTGATTACGGATCACAACGTGGTGCGACAAGACTCCGCGCACCGCTTCGTGGAAGCCGCAACCGATCGCCTCCTCGGGCACCTTGAAGTCGTTCCAGGTCTTCGTGCGGCCGGCATGCAACTCCGCCAGCGCCTGCTCCGCGAAGTGGAGCGCAGACGCGGC
This window encodes:
- a CDS encoding NifU family protein; translation: MANDGEFQEQVRQLGMLIAQFDELPDSDAKVAGRELVQLLMEVHGRGLERAMEIVFDAGNFAPGIVDKMGQDPIVGNLLLLYSLHPDEFETRVQKAIERMRPRLRKLSCTVELEGVHEGAVRVRLSTSGHSCGSSTNDLRSIVEDGMYEFAPDVTSLEVLGLEESTPAGFVTLESLMGQRLAGVGATGNPLERDGVD